A single region of the Flavobacteriales bacterium genome encodes:
- the pheS gene encoding phenylalanine--tRNA ligase subunit alpha, translating to MISEIEDIKAEIQAMNGAPPEGVEAFRVKYLGRKGKMKQLYEGFKTIPNDEKREVGRLLNELKSFIEQRIAEWSSTEGPEDHDRRDLTRPGTTVGLGATHPISIVKNEVVDIFKRIGFVLSEGPEIEDDWHNFSALNFPPEHPARDMQDTFFVDEDHALRTHTSSVQVRVMESTPPPIRTISPGRVFRNEAISARSHCIFHQIEGLYIDKGVSFADLKQTLLYFAKELLGEQTDIRLRPSYFPFTEPSAEVDVYWGLETETDYRITKGTGWLEILGCGMVDPNVLSNCNIDPEVYSGFAFGMGIERLAMLKFQIPDIRMFFENDLRFLTQFR from the coding sequence ATGATTTCAGAGATAGAGGATATCAAAGCAGAGATTCAGGCGATGAATGGCGCCCCACCTGAGGGGGTAGAGGCATTCAGAGTCAAATACCTGGGCCGGAAGGGAAAGATGAAGCAATTGTATGAAGGCTTCAAGACCATCCCCAATGATGAGAAACGCGAGGTGGGTCGGCTTTTAAATGAGCTGAAATCCTTTATCGAACAGCGCATTGCAGAGTGGAGTAGCACTGAAGGCCCAGAGGATCACGACAGGCGTGACCTGACCCGTCCGGGTACCACGGTCGGACTTGGAGCGACCCATCCGATCAGCATCGTGAAGAATGAGGTCGTAGATATTTTCAAACGTATCGGATTTGTGCTTTCTGAGGGTCCTGAGATCGAGGATGACTGGCATAATTTCAGCGCGCTCAATTTTCCGCCCGAGCACCCGGCCCGTGACATGCAGGATACCTTTTTTGTCGATGAGGATCATGCTTTGCGTACACATACCTCCTCTGTGCAAGTACGGGTCATGGAATCCACTCCACCTCCCATCCGTACTATCAGCCCAGGTAGGGTATTCCGCAATGAGGCCATTTCAGCGCGGTCCCATTGTATCTTCCATCAGATCGAAGGCTTATACATCGATAAGGGTGTGTCCTTTGCCGATCTGAAACAGACCTTGTTGTATTTCGCTAAAGAGCTATTGGGAGAGCAGACCGATATTCGATTGCGTCCATCCTATTTCCCTTTCACCGAACCTAGCGCAGAAGTGGATGTGTACTGGGGACTGGAGACCGAGACCGACTATCGCATCACCAAGGGTACGGGCTGGTTGGAGATTCTGGGTTGCGGTATGGTCGACCCAAATGTTCTCAGCAATTGCAATATAGACCCCGAGGTCTACTCTGGGTTTGCTTTTGGAATGGGAATCGAGCGATTGGCCATGCTCAAGTTCCAGATTCCGGACATCCGCATGTTCTTCGAGAACGACCTCAGGTTCCTGACACAGTTCCGTTGA
- a CDS encoding type IX secretion system membrane protein PorP/SprF, with protein sequence MTIFRQGLTIALFLLTMQAMGQHSGVLSQYMFNGLVLNPAYAGSQNTLSVNVNYRNQWTGFEGAPVAQIASIHSPLKNSPLSAGFMATHEQSGVSSDIGFNAISSYELELDRGEMRFGIGAGVAIGSSRWSDVEIDQTDDPLFQQNSRGLIRPLFSAGVYYQTKEWYGGYSLPSVLSYSLINAEEIRTTFTFGNMEHLLTGGYVHKVNRQVVVKPSFLVRVLPNSGIQFDLNTNVVFKKKIWTGLSYRHLDAVVAMVEYQVHHQLRVGYAFDYSLHALGRYSLGSHEIALMWAFRQKSFARNPRYF encoded by the coding sequence ATGACCATCTTTCGACAAGGACTGACCATAGCCTTGTTCTTACTGACCATGCAGGCCATGGGGCAGCACAGCGGTGTGTTGTCTCAATATATGTTCAACGGCCTGGTGCTCAACCCTGCTTATGCAGGTTCACAGAACACGCTTTCAGTCAATGTCAACTATCGGAACCAATGGACGGGATTCGAAGGAGCTCCTGTTGCCCAGATTGCGAGTATACATTCTCCTTTGAAGAACTCGCCATTATCTGCTGGTTTCATGGCCACCCATGAACAATCCGGTGTATCCAGTGATATCGGGTTCAATGCCATTTCCTCCTATGAACTGGAATTGGACAGGGGAGAGATGAGATTCGGAATAGGAGCAGGAGTGGCCATAGGCTCATCCAGGTGGAGTGATGTGGAGATAGATCAGACCGATGATCCACTCTTCCAACAGAATTCAAGAGGATTGATCAGACCTTTGTTCAGCGCAGGGGTTTACTATCAGACCAAGGAATGGTACGGTGGATACTCACTTCCTTCAGTACTCAGCTATAGCCTGATCAATGCTGAAGAGATACGGACCACCTTCACTTTCGGGAACATGGAGCACCTGCTGACAGGTGGATATGTCCACAAGGTCAACCGACAAGTGGTCGTCAAACCCAGTTTCCTAGTGCGAGTGCTACCGAATTCGGGAATCCAATTCGACCTGAACACCAATGTCGTATTCAAGAAAAAGATCTGGACCGGATTATCTTACAGGCATCTAGACGCTGTGGTGGCTATGGTAGAGTATCAGGTACATCATCAACTCAGGGTCGGGTATGCCTTTGATTATTCATTACATGCGCTGGGTAGATACAGTCTAGGCTCTCATGAGATTGCCCTGATGTGGGCCTTTAGGCAGAAGTCATTCGCACGTAACCCCAGATATTTCTAA
- a CDS encoding CvpA family protein: MKPHVLDIIIAIPLVWGLYKGFKKGLIIEIATLAALIAGIYGAIRFSDRAAVLLREQWEIDDRYIPILSFAVTFIVIVILVNLLGRMVEKLVDMVSLGFVNKLAGGVFSALKIAVILSVLITMVETLDEDLGMISDDLHEESVLYVPLSRLAPLIIPAVKDNEWTKKMKESLPDVDSLSPGA, from the coding sequence ATGAAGCCTCATGTCTTGGACATCATTATCGCCATTCCCTTGGTCTGGGGACTCTACAAGGGATTCAAAAAAGGATTGATCATCGAGATCGCCACACTCGCGGCCTTGATTGCGGGTATTTACGGAGCGATACGCTTCAGCGATCGAGCGGCAGTACTTCTACGTGAACAATGGGAGATCGATGACCGCTACATTCCCATTCTCTCTTTTGCCGTCACGTTCATAGTGATCGTCATTCTGGTCAACCTGCTGGGAAGAATGGTCGAGAAGTTGGTCGACATGGTCTCTTTGGGTTTTGTCAATAAGCTGGCAGGGGGGGTGTTCAGCGCATTGAAGATCGCAGTCATTCTGAGCGTACTCATCACCATGGTAGAAACACTCGATGAAGATCTGGGCATGATCTCAGATGATCTACATGAAGAAAGCGTGCTGTATGTACCGCTCTCCCGTCTAGCCCCGCTCATCATCCCGGCTGTTAAAGACAATGAGTGGACGAAGAAGATGAAAGAGAGCTTGCCTGATGTGGATTCGCTCAGCCCTGGGGCATGA
- a CDS encoding phosphoglycerate kinase, with amino-acid sequence MDYLIDSFDFKGKKAIIRVDFNVPIKEGEITDDTRIRAALPTIKKVLQSEGSAIIMSHLGRPEGREEKYSLSQVQGALEDMLGVRVTFASDCIGDEVRLKAEQLKEGEVLLLENLRYHSEEKAGDPDFAQQLAALADVYINDAFGTAHRAHASTAVIADHIEASLPGYLLENEVRNAQKVLDNPERPFTAIVGGAKVSSKISVLENLISKVDHLIIGGGMAYTFIKAQGGDVGSSLVEDEFLQQARDIMKKASEESTSLHLPKDSVVADAFSNDAQHKVVPSEKIDSGCMGLDIGPEAIDEFSSVIQESGTILWNGPMGVFEMENFSKGTLAIAKAVAKATSERSAYSLIGGGDSVAAINAFGLADRVSYISTGGGAMLELLEGKTLPGVAAVMPQG; translated from the coding sequence ATGGACTATCTGATAGACAGCTTCGACTTCAAGGGCAAAAAAGCCATTATCCGTGTGGATTTCAATGTGCCCATCAAAGAGGGGGAGATCACAGACGATACGCGCATCCGTGCTGCGCTGCCTACTATTAAAAAGGTCCTGCAAAGCGAGGGTTCTGCAATCATCATGTCGCATCTAGGGCGACCTGAGGGGAGAGAAGAGAAATATAGCCTTTCGCAAGTGCAAGGGGCACTCGAGGATATGCTAGGAGTTCGGGTCACTTTTGCTTCAGACTGTATCGGGGATGAAGTTCGACTGAAGGCCGAGCAATTGAAGGAAGGAGAAGTGCTTCTCCTGGAGAATCTGCGCTATCACAGTGAAGAAAAGGCAGGTGATCCGGATTTTGCCCAGCAATTGGCCGCTCTGGCCGATGTCTACATCAACGATGCCTTTGGCACAGCACACAGAGCACATGCTTCAACGGCTGTTATCGCAGATCACATAGAGGCGTCCCTCCCTGGATATCTGCTCGAGAACGAGGTGCGCAATGCACAAAAGGTGCTCGACAATCCAGAGCGACCCTTCACAGCAATCGTAGGAGGGGCCAAGGTATCAAGTAAGATATCCGTTCTGGAGAACCTGATCAGCAAGGTCGATCACCTCATCATCGGTGGGGGTATGGCCTACACCTTCATCAAAGCACAAGGAGGGGATGTGGGGTCTTCTTTGGTGGAGGATGAGTTTCTCCAGCAGGCGAGGGACATAATGAAAAAGGCGAGTGAAGAATCCACCTCACTCCATCTGCCGAAAGACAGCGTGGTGGCAGACGCGTTCTCCAACGATGCGCAGCACAAAGTGGTGCCTTCTGAAAAGATCGATAGCGGCTGCATGGGCTTGGATATCGGTCCAGAGGCTATAGATGAGTTCTCATCTGTGATCCAAGAAAGCGGAACGATCCTATGGAACGGCCCGATGGGCGTATTTGAAATGGAGAACTTCTCCAAGGGTACCCTTGCCATCGCGAAGGCCGTAGCCAAGGCAACGTCAGAGCGATCGGCATACTCGCTCATCGGAGGTGGGGATAGTGTGGCGGCTATAAACGCCTTTGGTCTGGCCGACCGGGTCAGCTACATATCTACTGGGGGTGGCGCTATGCTGGAGCTTCTAGAAGGAAAGACTTTACCGGGAGTTGCCGCGGTCATGCCCCAGGGCTGA
- a CDS encoding gliding motility lipoprotein GldH: MKKPIQLVVLTLLLVSCSKEYFFFDSEELAPDGWKAGEAVEFELNSTDTSSYLDFYLDIRNNDDYPYRNIYVFIEMDFPNGRSLRDTVHFPSLATPDGRWTGKGIGSTFDNSILYKQGKKLPLPGDYVLRVEHAMRDTFLQGIERVGIHIESAGAN; the protein is encoded by the coding sequence ATGAAAAAGCCCATACAGTTAGTCGTACTCACCTTGCTTCTCGTCAGCTGCTCCAAAGAGTATTTCTTCTTTGACTCGGAAGAACTAGCCCCTGACGGCTGGAAAGCCGGAGAGGCGGTAGAATTCGAACTGAACTCCACAGACACCTCCAGCTATCTTGATTTCTACTTGGATATCAGGAACAATGACGACTACCCCTATAGGAACATCTATGTATTCATCGAGATGGACTTCCCCAACGGACGTTCCCTCAGGGATACAGTGCATTTCCCATCCCTGGCCACACCTGATGGTAGGTGGACTGGAAAAGGAATCGGATCGACCTTCGACAATAGCATTCTCTATAAGCAAGGGAAGAAGCTCCCTTTGCCAGGAGATTATGTGCTACGTGTAGAACACGCCATGCGCGACACCTTTCTCCAAGGAATCGAAAGGGTGGGCATACATATCGAAAGTGCAGGTGCAAACTGA
- a CDS encoding GNAT family N-acetyltransferase — MGDVLGLIRELARFEKAEDQVSLTVEDLQKDGFGKTKRFQCLVSTLDSKVVGMALFYERYSTWKGATLYLEDLVVTESHRGRGIGNELFHAVLHRAQRGGYKRLEWQVLDWNEKAIGFYSELGAEFDQDWINCRIRLNESL; from the coding sequence ATGGGGGATGTTCTCGGACTGATACGGGAACTCGCAAGGTTTGAAAAAGCCGAAGACCAGGTGTCATTGACGGTAGAGGACCTTCAAAAGGATGGATTCGGCAAGACTAAGAGATTCCAATGTCTGGTGAGCACCCTGGATAGTAAGGTGGTAGGTATGGCACTCTTCTATGAGCGGTATTCCACATGGAAAGGTGCTACACTGTATCTGGAAGACCTGGTAGTGACCGAGTCACATAGAGGAAGGGGAATAGGAAACGAGCTGTTCCATGCTGTACTGCATCGTGCACAACGAGGAGGGTACAAACGCCTTGAATGGCAGGTCTTGGATTGGAACGAGAAAGCAATAGGATTCTACTCCGAACTGGGGGCAGAATTCGATCAAGATTGGATAAACTGTAGAATTCGCTTGAATGAAAGTCTATAA